A part of Aspergillus flavus chromosome 5, complete sequence genomic DNA contains:
- a CDS encoding spermine/spermidine synthase family protein (unnamed protein product) → MSSLQEVIQQVNSRRLWRGAALLVLVAFSSPVFVLTLAPVYGSAPSHIFHGYGVAITAALGWFLKDFIQQVTNRRAVYLLPVVAFWYPTIQYFLLQQSSSFGNPTGAVITEVVAFYPFVLLSVACAAKLVQAGLNLERYGDLAKEHIPLISSYIVYSFGEKLAKSFIVRFIGSFWLFSSTGLQLLVAILCSAVIPSKWLLLAIPSILFTLTSNVHLPLGITTSGLKSALNEEGFSLVDRQESSTGYISVLDNLEDGFRVMRCDHSLLGGQWTKTYRNYKPKVQDPIYAVFSLLEAVRLAETGHGAHRVDADSKALVIGLGVGTTPAALITHGIETTIVEIDPVVHKFASKYFHLPPNHIAAIEDATLFVDRALKSPQPNQYDYIVHDVFTGGAEPIELFSIEFLGGLNSLLKEDGVIAMNYAGDLSLYPAALTVRTIQAVFPSCRYFREDAGEEGNGDFTNMVIFCKKDSATPLRFRDPVPADFLDSKFRETYLVPKHEIDPAIFTTVTGGQRVLRTKDTGKLYRWQDQGALEHWGIMRKVLPDAVWENW, encoded by the exons ATGTCGTCTTTGCAGGAAGTCATTCAGCAGGTCAACTCACGAAGACTGTGGAGAGGCGCAGCATTGCTGGTCCTCGTCGCTTTCTCCTCCCCTGTGTTCGTGCTGACCCTGGCTCCGGTGTACGGCTCTGCTCCGTCGCATATCTTCCATGGCTATGGAGTTGCCATCACTGCTGCTCTTGGGTGGTTCCTCAAGGATTTCATTCAGCAGGTAACCAACCGCCGGGCGGTGTATCTACTTCCAGTTGTCGCATTCTGGTACCCCACCATTCAATACTTTTTGCTTCAGCAGAGCTCTTCGTTCGGTAACCCTACCGGTGCCGTGATTACTGAGGTGGTTGCTTTCTatccttttgttttgctcTCTGTCGCCTGTGCCGCCAAATTGGTGCAAGCGGGCCTCAACCTTGAACGTTATGGTGATCTTGCCAAGGAGCATATTCCCCTCATTAGCTCGTACATCGTCTATTCTTTCGGGGAGAAGCTTGCAAAATCATTCATAGTGAGATTTATCGGTTCATTTTGGCTCTTTTCGAGCACGGGTCTCCAGCTCTTGGTTGCAATCTTGTGTTCTGCCGTTATTCCATCTAAGTGGCTCCTCTTGGCCATTCCATCTATCCTCTTCACACTCACTTCTAATGTGCATCTGCCTTTGGGGATCACAACTTCGGGGCTCAAATCCGCGCTTAATGAGGAAGGATTTTCACTGGTAGATCGTCAGGAGTCCTCCACCGGTTATATTTCGGTTTTGGATAACCTCGAGGATGGTTTCCGGGTGATGCGCTGTGACCATAGTCTTCTTGGAGGCCAGTGGACTAAGACCTATCGCAACTACAAACCCAAGGTTCAGGACCCTATCTATGCGGTTTTCTCTTTGCTCGAGGCTGTCCGACTGGCGGAAACGGGCCACGGGGCTCACCGAGTAGACGCAGACAGCAAGGCACTTGTCAT TGGACTTGGAGTCGGCACTACACCTGCTGCTCTCATCACTCATGGGATTGAAACCACCATTGTCGAGATTGACCCCGTCGTCCACAAGTTCGCCAGCAAATACTTCCACCTCCCTCCTAACCACATTGCAGCTATCGAAGACGCCACACTGTTCGTTGACCGCGCTTTGAAATCTCCCCAGCCCAACCAATATGACTACATCGTCCACGATGTGTTCACTGGTGGCGCAGAACCAATTGAGCTCTTTTCTATTGAGTTTCTCGGGGGCCTCAACTCTCTCCTTAAGGAGGACGGTGTCATTGCAATG AACTATGCGGGTGACCTCTCTCTTTACCCGGCTGCCCTCACTGTCCGCACCATCCAGGCGGTCTTTCCCTCTTGCCGGTACTTCCGTGAGGATGCAGGTGAAGAGGGCAACGGAGATTTCACGAACATGGTCATTTTCTGTAAGAAGGACTCTGCTACTCCTCTTCGTTTCAGGGATCCTGTCCCTGCCGACTTCCTGGACAGCAAGTTCCGTGAGACATATCTCGTGCCCAAGCATGAGATTGACCCGGCTATTTTTACCACCGTTACGGGTGGACAGCGTGTCCTCAGGACCAAGGACACTGGTAAGCTTTATAGGTGGCAGGACCAGGGTGCTCTGGAGCACTGGGGTATCATGAGGAAGGTTCTGCCAGATGCTGTGTGGGAGAATTGGTAG
- a CDS encoding coiled-coil domain-containing protein-domain-containing protein yields MPFFPMGTGIQAENDTNTVSGAVPLSPATQVKNRRKRYLDTHPEYFSADLELADPLLYDRLIRRFQTPAEREAEGRAKGFSGILQADLYRSEAKLDALSHPDPNAMFSYSRGPNGEILAEDKDEIPTSKEEGEKIWQWEMTLRFIRGEDRDFDYTTVDENDDYDDWNEEQERYFDDEEPEWIVEGTSGDDVRSRLQGETGVQDF; encoded by the exons ATGCCTTTCTTCCCAATGGGTACCGGGATTCAAGCAGAAAATGACACAAACACCGTGTCCGGCGCAGTGCCACTATCCCCCGCGACGCAGGTCAAAAACCGTCGGAAACGCTACCTGGATACCCACCCGGAGTATTTCTCTGCTGATCTCGAGCTAGCCG ACCCGTTACTGTACGATCGCTTGATCCGCCGATTCCAGACTCCGGCGGAACGAGAGGCTGAAGGGCGAGCCAAAGGATTCTCGGGTATACTTCAAGCAGATCTTTACCGCTCCGAGGCCAAGTTGGATGCCCTGTCTCACCCGGATCCCAATGCAATGTTTAGCTATAGCCGTGGCCCAAACGGGGAAATCCTCGCGGAGGATAAAGATGAGATACCCACGAGCAAGGAAGAAGGCGAAAAGATCTGGCAATGGGAGATGACACTGCGATTTATAAGGGGCGAAGACCGCGACTTTGACTACACCACTGTTGATGAGAATGACGATTATGATGATTGGAACGAAGAGCAAGAGCGATAtttcgacgacgaagaaccCGAATGGATCGTTGAAGGTACAAGTGGCGATGATGTTCGGTCCAGATTACAAGGGGAGACTGGTGTTCAAGACTTTTGA